A section of the Ovis canadensis isolate MfBH-ARS-UI-01 breed Bighorn chromosome 1, ARS-UI_OviCan_v2, whole genome shotgun sequence genome encodes:
- the SRSF11 gene encoding serine/arginine-rich splicing factor 11 isoform X2, which yields MSNTTIVPSTAGPGPSGGPGGGGGGGGGGGTEVIQVTNVSPSASSEQMRTLFGFLGKIDELRLFPPDDSPLPVSSRVCFVKFHDPDSAVVAQHLTNTVFVDRALIVVPYAEGVIPDETKALSLLAPANAVAGLLPGGGLLPTPNPLTQIGAVPLAALGAPTLDPALAALGLPGANLNSQSLAADQLLKLMSTVDPKLNHVAAGLVSPSLKSDTSSKEIEEAMKRVREAQSLISAAIEPDKKEEKRRHSRSRSRSRRRRTPSSSRHRRSRSRSRRRSHSKSRSRRRSKSPRRRRSHSRERGRRSRSTSKNRDKKKEDKEKKRSKTPPKSYSTARRSRSASRERRRRRSRSGTRSPKKPRSPKRKLSRSPSPRRHKKEKKKDKDKERSRDERERSTSKKKKSKDKEKERERKSESDKDVKVTRDYDEEEQGYDSEKEKKEEKKPAEPGSPKTKECSVEKGTGDSLRESKVNGDDHHEEDMDMSD from the exons ATGAGCAACACTACCATCGTCCCCAGCACCGCGGGCCCGGGCCCCAGCGGCGGGCCGGggggcggaggcggcggcggcggaggcggcggcaCCGAGGTAATCCAGGTGACTAATGTCTCCCCGAGCGCTAGCTCTGAGCAGATGCGGACCCTCTTCGGTTTCCTAGGCAAGATCGACGAACTGCGCCTCTTCCCGCCTGA TGATTCGCCTTTACCAGTCTCCTCCCGAGTCTGCTTTGTTAAGTTCCATGATCcggactcagcagttgtggcacagcATCTGACAAACACTGTATTCGTTGACAGAGCTTTGATAGTCGTACCATATGCAGAAG GAGTTATTCCTGATGAGACTAAGGCTTTGTCTCTGTTGGCACCAGCTAATGCAGTGGCAGGTCTTCTGCCTGGTGGTGGACTCCTGCCTACTCCTAACCCACTTACCCAG ATTGGCGCTGTTCCATTGGCTGCTTTGGGAGCTCCTACCCTTGATCCTGCCCttgctgcacttgggcttccTGGAGCAAACTTGAACTCACAG tcTCTTGCTGCAGATCAGTTGCTGAAACTTATGAGTACTGTTGATCCGAA ATTGAATCATGTCGCTGCTGGTCTTGTTTCACCAAGTCTGAAATCAGATACCTCtagtaaagaaatagaggaagccATGAAGAGAGTACGAGAAGCACAGTCCCTAATTTCTGCTGCTATAGAACCAG ataagaaagaagaaaaacgaaGACACTCAAGGTCAAGATCACGttcgaggaggaggaggactccCTCATCTTCTAGGCACAG GCGGTCAAGAAGCAGATCCAGAAGGCGATCACATTCTAAGTCAAGGAGTAGACGACGATCCAAAAGTCCAAGACGGAGAAGATCTCATTCCAGAGAGAGGGGTAGAAGGTCAAGGAGCACATCAAAAAACAG agataaaaagaaagaagacaaagaaaagaaacgTTCCAAAACACCACCAAAAAGTTATAGCACAGCCAGACGTTCCAGAAGTGCTAGCAG AGAGAGACGACGACGAAGAAGCAGAAGTGGTACAAGATCTCCTAAAAAGCCTAGGTCTCCCAAAAGAAAATTGTCTCGTTCACCATCCCCTAGAAG AcataaaaaggagaagaagaaagataaagacaaagaaagaagcagagatgaaAGAGAGCGATCCACaagcaagaagaagaaaagtaaagataagGAAAAGGAACGGGAAAGAAAATCAGAGAGTGATAAAGATGTAAAA GTTACACGGGACTACGATGAAGAGGAACAGGGGTATGACAgcgagaaggagaaaaaggaggagaagaaacCAGCAGAACCAGGTTCTCCTAAAACAAAAGAATGTTCTGTGGAAAAGGGAACTGGTGATTCACTAAGAGAATCTAAAGTGAATGGGGATGATCATCATGAAGAAGACATGGATATGAGTGACTGA
- the SRSF11 gene encoding serine/arginine-rich splicing factor 11 isoform X3: MSTVDPKLNHVAAGLVSPSLKSDTSSKEIEEAMKRVREAQSLISAAIEPDKKEEKRRHSRSRSRSRRRRTPSSSRHRRSRSRSRRRSHSKSRSRRRSKSPRRRRSHSRERGRRSRSTSKNRDKKKEDKEKKRSKTPPKSYSTARRSRSASRERRRRRSRSGTRSPKKPRSPKRKLSRSPSPRRHKKEKKKDKDKERSRDERERSTSKKKKSKDKEKERERKSESDKDVKQVTRDYDEEEQGYDSEKEKKEEKKPAEPGSPKTKECSVEKGTGDSLRESKVNGDDHHEEDMDMSD, translated from the exons ATGAGTACTGTTGATCCGAA ATTGAATCATGTCGCTGCTGGTCTTGTTTCACCAAGTCTGAAATCAGATACCTCtagtaaagaaatagaggaagccATGAAGAGAGTACGAGAAGCACAGTCCCTAATTTCTGCTGCTATAGAACCAG ataagaaagaagaaaaacgaaGACACTCAAGGTCAAGATCACGttcgaggaggaggaggactccCTCATCTTCTAGGCACAG GCGGTCAAGAAGCAGATCCAGAAGGCGATCACATTCTAAGTCAAGGAGTAGACGACGATCCAAAAGTCCAAGACGGAGAAGATCTCATTCCAGAGAGAGGGGTAGAAGGTCAAGGAGCACATCAAAAAACAG agataaaaagaaagaagacaaagaaaagaaacgTTCCAAAACACCACCAAAAAGTTATAGCACAGCCAGACGTTCCAGAAGTGCTAGCAG AGAGAGACGACGACGAAGAAGCAGAAGTGGTACAAGATCTCCTAAAAAGCCTAGGTCTCCCAAAAGAAAATTGTCTCGTTCACCATCCCCTAGAAG AcataaaaaggagaagaagaaagataaagacaaagaaagaagcagagatgaaAGAGAGCGATCCACaagcaagaagaagaaaagtaaagataagGAAAAGGAACGGGAAAGAAAATCAGAGAGTGATAAAGATGTAAAA CAGGTTACACGGGACTACGATGAAGAGGAACAGGGGTATGACAgcgagaaggagaaaaaggaggagaagaaacCAGCAGAACCAGGTTCTCCTAAAACAAAAGAATGTTCTGTGGAAAAGGGAACTGGTGATTCACTAAGAGAATCTAAAGTGAATGGGGATGATCATCATGAAGAAGACATGGATATGAGTGACTGA
- the SRSF11 gene encoding serine/arginine-rich splicing factor 11 isoform X1: protein MSNTTIVPSTAGPGPSGGPGGGGGGGGGGGTEVIQVTNVSPSASSEQMRTLFGFLGKIDELRLFPPDDSPLPVSSRVCFVKFHDPDSAVVAQHLTNTVFVDRALIVVPYAEGVIPDETKALSLLAPANAVAGLLPGGGLLPTPNPLTQIGAVPLAALGAPTLDPALAALGLPGANLNSQSLAADQLLKLMSTVDPKLNHVAAGLVSPSLKSDTSSKEIEEAMKRVREAQSLISAAIEPDKKEEKRRHSRSRSRSRRRRTPSSSRHRRSRSRSRRRSHSKSRSRRRSKSPRRRRSHSRERGRRSRSTSKNRDKKKEDKEKKRSKTPPKSYSTARRSRSASRERRRRRSRSGTRSPKKPRSPKRKLSRSPSPRRHKKEKKKDKDKERSRDERERSTSKKKKSKDKEKERERKSESDKDVKQVTRDYDEEEQGYDSEKEKKEEKKPAEPGSPKTKECSVEKGTGDSLRESKVNGDDHHEEDMDMSD from the exons ATGAGCAACACTACCATCGTCCCCAGCACCGCGGGCCCGGGCCCCAGCGGCGGGCCGGggggcggaggcggcggcggcggaggcggcggcaCCGAGGTAATCCAGGTGACTAATGTCTCCCCGAGCGCTAGCTCTGAGCAGATGCGGACCCTCTTCGGTTTCCTAGGCAAGATCGACGAACTGCGCCTCTTCCCGCCTGA TGATTCGCCTTTACCAGTCTCCTCCCGAGTCTGCTTTGTTAAGTTCCATGATCcggactcagcagttgtggcacagcATCTGACAAACACTGTATTCGTTGACAGAGCTTTGATAGTCGTACCATATGCAGAAG GAGTTATTCCTGATGAGACTAAGGCTTTGTCTCTGTTGGCACCAGCTAATGCAGTGGCAGGTCTTCTGCCTGGTGGTGGACTCCTGCCTACTCCTAACCCACTTACCCAG ATTGGCGCTGTTCCATTGGCTGCTTTGGGAGCTCCTACCCTTGATCCTGCCCttgctgcacttgggcttccTGGAGCAAACTTGAACTCACAG tcTCTTGCTGCAGATCAGTTGCTGAAACTTATGAGTACTGTTGATCCGAA ATTGAATCATGTCGCTGCTGGTCTTGTTTCACCAAGTCTGAAATCAGATACCTCtagtaaagaaatagaggaagccATGAAGAGAGTACGAGAAGCACAGTCCCTAATTTCTGCTGCTATAGAACCAG ataagaaagaagaaaaacgaaGACACTCAAGGTCAAGATCACGttcgaggaggaggaggactccCTCATCTTCTAGGCACAG GCGGTCAAGAAGCAGATCCAGAAGGCGATCACATTCTAAGTCAAGGAGTAGACGACGATCCAAAAGTCCAAGACGGAGAAGATCTCATTCCAGAGAGAGGGGTAGAAGGTCAAGGAGCACATCAAAAAACAG agataaaaagaaagaagacaaagaaaagaaacgTTCCAAAACACCACCAAAAAGTTATAGCACAGCCAGACGTTCCAGAAGTGCTAGCAG AGAGAGACGACGACGAAGAAGCAGAAGTGGTACAAGATCTCCTAAAAAGCCTAGGTCTCCCAAAAGAAAATTGTCTCGTTCACCATCCCCTAGAAG AcataaaaaggagaagaagaaagataaagacaaagaaagaagcagagatgaaAGAGAGCGATCCACaagcaagaagaagaaaagtaaagataagGAAAAGGAACGGGAAAGAAAATCAGAGAGTGATAAAGATGTAAAA CAGGTTACACGGGACTACGATGAAGAGGAACAGGGGTATGACAgcgagaaggagaaaaaggaggagaagaaacCAGCAGAACCAGGTTCTCCTAAAACAAAAGAATGTTCTGTGGAAAAGGGAACTGGTGATTCACTAAGAGAATCTAAAGTGAATGGGGATGATCATCATGAAGAAGACATGGATATGAGTGACTGA
- the SRSF11 gene encoding serine/arginine-rich splicing factor 11 isoform X4, translating into MSTVDPKLNHVAAGLVSPSLKSDTSSKEIEEAMKRVREAQSLISAAIEPDKKEEKRRHSRSRSRSRRRRTPSSSRHRRSRSRSRRRSHSKSRSRRRSKSPRRRRSHSRERGRRSRSTSKNRDKKKEDKEKKRSKTPPKSYSTARRSRSASRERRRRRSRSGTRSPKKPRSPKRKLSRSPSPRRHKKEKKKDKDKERSRDERERSTSKKKKSKDKEKERERKSESDKDVKVTRDYDEEEQGYDSEKEKKEEKKPAEPGSPKTKECSVEKGTGDSLRESKVNGDDHHEEDMDMSD; encoded by the exons ATGAGTACTGTTGATCCGAA ATTGAATCATGTCGCTGCTGGTCTTGTTTCACCAAGTCTGAAATCAGATACCTCtagtaaagaaatagaggaagccATGAAGAGAGTACGAGAAGCACAGTCCCTAATTTCTGCTGCTATAGAACCAG ataagaaagaagaaaaacgaaGACACTCAAGGTCAAGATCACGttcgaggaggaggaggactccCTCATCTTCTAGGCACAG GCGGTCAAGAAGCAGATCCAGAAGGCGATCACATTCTAAGTCAAGGAGTAGACGACGATCCAAAAGTCCAAGACGGAGAAGATCTCATTCCAGAGAGAGGGGTAGAAGGTCAAGGAGCACATCAAAAAACAG agataaaaagaaagaagacaaagaaaagaaacgTTCCAAAACACCACCAAAAAGTTATAGCACAGCCAGACGTTCCAGAAGTGCTAGCAG AGAGAGACGACGACGAAGAAGCAGAAGTGGTACAAGATCTCCTAAAAAGCCTAGGTCTCCCAAAAGAAAATTGTCTCGTTCACCATCCCCTAGAAG AcataaaaaggagaagaagaaagataaagacaaagaaagaagcagagatgaaAGAGAGCGATCCACaagcaagaagaagaaaagtaaagataagGAAAAGGAACGGGAAAGAAAATCAGAGAGTGATAAAGATGTAAAA GTTACACGGGACTACGATGAAGAGGAACAGGGGTATGACAgcgagaaggagaaaaaggaggagaagaaacCAGCAGAACCAGGTTCTCCTAAAACAAAAGAATGTTCTGTGGAAAAGGGAACTGGTGATTCACTAAGAGAATCTAAAGTGAATGGGGATGATCATCATGAAGAAGACATGGATATGAGTGACTGA